Proteins from a genomic interval of Williamwhitmania sp.:
- a CDS encoding sugar MFS transporter, giving the protein MSNNRSAKAGSNALPIILIGLLFFIFGFVTWLNGILIPYLKIACELSNFQALLVTFAFYISYTVMALPSSWVLEKTGFKKGMMLGLLVMAVGTLIFIPAAYTRTYGLFLLGLFVMGTGLAILQTASNPYITILGPTETAARRISIMGICNKVAGVVAPLILAYFILHDGDVFVASLAKLDGAARSLALDNLAARVIAPYLVMSGVLVLLALFVRFSPLPEVEAEPEGELGSDVEGKTNIFQFPHLIMGVVALFFYVGAEVVAGDTIIRYGISLGIPISTAKMFTSFTLGAMIVGYLLGIVLIPKVVTQRRALEISAVLGILLTIAAIFSTPFLSVMFIALLGLANAIVWPAIWPLSIHSLGRFIKKGSALLIMAIAGGAILPLGWGYLSDLVGSQNAYWILIPCYLIIFLFANRWYKMKSWR; this is encoded by the coding sequence ATGTCCAACAATCGTTCTGCAAAGGCTGGAAGCAATGCGCTCCCCATAATTCTAATCGGTTTACTCTTCTTCATCTTTGGTTTTGTTACTTGGCTTAATGGCATACTTATTCCCTACCTTAAAATTGCCTGCGAACTCTCCAACTTTCAGGCACTCCTGGTAACATTTGCCTTTTACATCTCCTATACTGTAATGGCACTTCCCTCATCTTGGGTGCTGGAGAAAACTGGTTTTAAGAAAGGAATGATGCTAGGGCTGTTGGTAATGGCAGTAGGCACCTTAATCTTTATCCCTGCTGCTTACACCCGCACATATGGTCTATTCCTGTTGGGCCTCTTTGTTATGGGAACTGGCTTGGCCATACTTCAAACGGCTTCCAACCCCTACATCACCATTCTCGGCCCTACAGAAACGGCTGCTCGACGCATTAGTATTATGGGTATATGCAATAAGGTTGCAGGAGTGGTTGCCCCATTAATCCTTGCCTACTTTATTCTTCACGATGGTGACGTCTTTGTTGCCAGTTTAGCAAAGCTCGATGGTGCAGCCCGTTCTCTTGCGCTCGATAATCTTGCAGCCCGGGTGATTGCTCCATACTTGGTTATGTCGGGCGTATTGGTATTACTGGCACTGTTTGTTCGCTTTTCACCCCTTCCTGAGGTGGAGGCCGAACCCGAAGGCGAGCTTGGGTCGGATGTTGAAGGCAAAACCAACATCTTTCAGTTTCCGCATCTCATTATGGGTGTGGTTGCCCTGTTTTTTTACGTTGGTGCTGAGGTAGTTGCTGGCGATACCATCATACGCTATGGAATTTCGTTGGGGATTCCCATCAGCACGGCTAAGATGTTTACCTCCTTTACGCTTGGCGCCATGATTGTGGGCTACCTGTTGGGAATAGTTCTGATACCGAAGGTGGTTACACAACGCCGAGCACTCGAAATTTCAGCGGTGCTGGGCATTCTTTTAACCATTGCAGCCATATTTAGTACCCCATTTCTTTCGGTTATGTTTATTGCCCTATTGGGCCTTGCCAATGCCATTGTGTGGCCTGCAATTTGGCCGCTCTCCATTCATAGCCTTGGCCGATTTATTAAAAAGGGTTCAGCCTTGCTTATCATGGCCATTGCCGGTGGTGCCATTCTTCCTTTGGGTTGGGGCTACCTATCCGATTTAGTTGGCTCTCAAAACGCCTACTGGATTTTGATTCCTTGCTATCTAATTATTTTCCTATTTGCCAATCGGTGGTATAAAATGAAGAGTTGGAGGTAG